In Drosophila yakuba strain Tai18E2 chromosome X, Prin_Dyak_Tai18E2_2.1, whole genome shotgun sequence, a single genomic region encodes these proteins:
- the LOC6525929 gene encoding cubilin homolog gives MRGGAARSRLLLCWAVLTIIADTWPYADGFVNSPKIISKDGNLIIESGANRNISFRLSGNSRLTINEELDVMELLLATNGSKKRTGGKDEWNTGDDFVGTRELAEQLADFNRRAFGANGLNAMLRLQQNRTRGSMALIRRLQSRVRVVENQVDRIKTQLELNSCASGPCVNGGTCYNTYTGFRCQCRSAFEGTKCELDVNECALYEGTDLGCQNGGQCQNQFGTYSCLCQPGWHGMHCTQRKADCSQSSAWELCGHGSCVPSADDAGYRCICEQGWKTNGLTPICGEDVDECSDSAGHKPCSTNCINLPGSFTCAPCPAGLTGNGVSCRDLDECQTNNGGCSLSPKVDCINTYGSYHCGECPIGWTGDGRKCQRSPQDYDIQTGQTPRSCPAGNNPCYAMASCFLISGTTSCRCPMGMVGSGYGPNGCVNGTTTNCMGNPCLNDGICLDAGPSNFTCLCPSGFRPPICEPLPSPCDQQPCKNGGRCRPTTSGDLFVCQCLPGYRGRLCDTRFSSCNGMLSAPSGRLKYPPSGTGYEHNAQCAWVIRTNESLVVNVTFQSFDVEDSTECRYDWLQINDGRSAAAQIIGRYCGNHLPHGGNIVSSGNQLYLWFRSDNSTAKEGFDLTWNSIRPQCGGRINFDTHGTLASPGSPGNYPKNRDCRWQLVAPTSNRIKLTFFSLQLEQHENCNFDYVLIKDTISGRELAKYCTTGTPAPLLLPTHLAEMHFHSDAEGSDTGFQLHYSVEERVPGCGGVYSAKQGSISESSTANSEPGGVSCEYEILLAVGEQIAIQFVSLELDSLDCLEVLDITDEGKSILQEKICGSDEARLNPPAFTSQFNRLKIKFYARAGSFQLNYRMACDYKLDSEQGIITSPGYPNLISSDRVCTYTINTATNTVISLKRIDFQLTSGETDEDDNDGCLTTNLRINDGLNRQILGPYCGKNQPPEELVSQTNYLQFHLATDADSMGRGFKFEYRSLPSGSDGCGGVHTRSGDHIRLPVDGDSYASEATCYWVIMAPANKAIRLHWNSFRLESSMDCSYDYLEIYDSLGAQLGDEKSKPMAKYCGYRVPEDLLSHSRQLVIKFVSDYSESDGGFDLSYTFEERAQCGGHIHASSGELTSPDYPANYSAGLDCDWHLTGSIGHQLEIQLENFDLELSPNCSADYLEVRNGGGKDSPLIGTFCGRDIPTRIPAFSHEMRLILHTDTAINGRGFRLRWRAFAFGCGGRLRANTGAISSPRYPNPYPNLAHCEWRIYVHPGSGISIIVEDMEVEALSNCYYDSVKIYSGIRLPNQSADKVLCRYDDLPNPIIQLDNNEGTIVFDTDVSNTYRGFRLSYKANCIRNLTATTGTIESLNYMEPFWETIPINCSWTIRAPKGNRVLVEISHLERHEQHMPTATIPGGLYIVDGRNVQEIVSPQAVNISGELVTVVHNASNVNFQLDYRIDGCMEELRGSEGSFQSPNYPKMYPNHLECYWLITVEQNSAVELTIDGLDLEESPNCTKDALTVSNHRNSVVAHERHCGSTPKLVITSSGHRMHVRFISDDSHNGGGFMATYRTVKATCGGKLTARNGVIESPNYPLNYPAHSQCEWQVEVSPHHQIVFEMSDLDLESGYGCNWDYLEAYDLAEDDTEGQRLFKVCGDEEDSGTLLSSTSNMAVVRFVSDDSLSRKGFRLHFHESCGQMINVDESMFDYIQMSRQAARNETCLWVFQAQEANKRIIFTPTHVKLRDDADQQYPTEGDCLDVGVKIYEGTEPVGTPRLKFCRSHPPAMISNGQALTVSVPLQLVEEFEGHYMMMDTSCGSVYTALSGKFSSPYYPASYPPNIECLWLLEASMGNSISLTLESMDLEKSDGCNRDYLEVREESERGPLIGVYCGNEVPGVIHSRGTIWMKFKSDDDNVGEGFMASYNYEHHNEINGTEGTIQSPHFPSKYQGAEPYSWRITVDKEYVVEVSLQYLSDLDQPHLRFYDGYSDIGARIQVTSANEPIISSTNVLYFMANRGPFQLNWNRLSKEALRSNRTAEERTRQCGNQLITIDRSVIGFHSPGYPNGYEKNLHCSWTLVPSNLAMHAVLTLSQIDLEMFSDECIADYVRIQSSNDLQNWSKLRTLCTLPTEPSERIFHGTPYLNVEFVTDASVNKTGFNGIVRTACGSEITASNGLVNITEILKFSPRPNQDCVWTLKVRQGRRIKIDFPDFQLVNNAAGGTSDCRNYLLLRNGNDEDSPFLGRGKYCEDVAHEVLNTTSNKAYIKFHFASPPRFLVSFRFEELRYTTSGRIRLSASGEMQLISSPYYPNLPHPHSECIWIVEAPPEHRIMLHFQGAFDLLDATEATKECEREYVLVNDGSTELKTEIGRYCGKRKPDTIYSSGNQLRIRYFTDVSEPHMGFNASVSVARCGGSFQSPEGVISSPSRELLMIHEDGNRLQECVYTIELEVGSTIDLMGEHMQIPALVNGSCSQRNHLLLEEMDAFGLNGEEKIVDTMMLCGDETKHLMSETNKIVFRYRFLDGIPSESQGFRFKYTSLGSRCGETIYASVGVLQTPGYPMGVPHPMHCVWHVQVPKGRRVRLEILDFNMGTVENNRTRIGFRGRLSVANDFLMQSIVGRYSRNPPAEVLSSDNTMGIDAFLLPIVQIHGIKLRFSAYGSSSCQRVSLGLNVEKEVQFQRFNNSNPVYCSYTIEPMINSTVLIQVKEYNTSSVMMGNTHLCAMLSPLKFNRLEQEERLMQRILCEYQAPVPGKPLPAIRVPFNIQMVISASARNGLSNLVLGYSMQACGGVVDLEPGDNITLHQPSGMESLVGAIDCAWAIGPYTDASGEDEVLPQDIQLEVSVYGVNLPAPILAIQSPQSPCLHHYLKVYNGPDQNSPLLGQYCNQATAVPMVVERGLFLEYHTDSYSPNATFNVSVKYGSGCGGKLVYPYRAIDFAEQYKNNVECIWEVEATTGYHIGLTFHGRFYIEDSPGCTKDYLLVQQRNENTGNWTDLQRICGRDPPEMINTTTQYLRLIFRSDGDTVADGFLVKFERNCGGLLYADSDERVLSSPGYPDGYEKHLQCNWTIVPRSASMDGVLVSFVNFDLEQAPISICLFDNLTVTTKDKDKEPQRSVLCGVKHNHEYRGKEFINLLFRTDGSYSGKGFTFRYTSRLCGGIITQTSIVESPVQHTDNKLPPLSNCYWNLTAPAGHKFSIKFVSIDFEANMNCAYDGVEVFSGSTPDSRYRWGRFCGRFTEDLPLISIPQERGIIHSFSDERDPSNGFRALVRMMPNCDETISLNGSTRYVYSKFNNAGGYQNDLDCHIIFQVNPDQQISVEFSNFHVQDTNGCGSDYVELRDGGGTFADIIGRFCGQNQPPTLRSTRHTLYMRFVTDEKVTDTGFQVTINAVPRLCGSSQITLSADGIKEVTINSPTRTPGGNYANGVSCFWKIKGDSQLRVQFINFDLHAPNKNGSCVEDFLKIYNSEDAPLLEQGLGSDLVFNGQTSRQNGHGFAMEHVYCGNVKPDIYYGQSNELYLKFRSKGLEQHGGFQLQVALNSNGERHYDGLQGRVHLSQSSDCSIIIRAPPNHTLSLYYTELIFGTFDCEVENLEVFDRTNRTLQRVCSFVDTGKSLFSNADELRLQMKTGSFLTSLDLTYLASPVEKGPGCGGQFYNTEGIFSNPFYPTNVRNNSDCQWLIRVPSNNVVFLTFEVFNLGSKTTCHTDYLQILEKSAAGRQREMRRFCGEDNPGYYKSRRSEVLVRFHKTVNYDGVGWVIRFAGVYSDFRVPWYLLSGV, from the exons ATGAGAGGAGGAGCTGCGAGGAGCAGACTCCTGTTGTGCTGGGCAGTCTTAACGATCATCGCAGATACTTGGCCTTATGCTGACGGTTTTGTCAACTC GCCGAAAATTATAAGTAAAGATGGCAATTTGATAATTGAATCGGGAGCAAATCGCAATATTAGCTTTCGACTGAGCGGAAACTCGCGGCTTACCATCAACGAGGAGTTGGATGTTATGGAACTCTTGCTGGCCACCAATGGCTCCAAAAAGCGAACCGGTGGCAAGGATGAGTGGAACACCGGCGATGATTTCGTGGGCACGCGAGAGCTGGCGGAACAACTGGCTGATTTTAATAGGCGAGCCTTTGGAGCCAATGGTTTGAATGCCATGCTGCGACTGCAGCAAAACAG GACCCGCGGATCGATGGCTCTGATACGGCGACTACAGTCGCGAGTTAGAGTGGTGGAGAACCAGGTGGATCGGATTAAGACCCAGTTGGAGTTGAACAGCTGTGCAAGTGGACCGTGCGTGAATGGTGGCACCTGCTACAACACCTACACCGGATTCCGCTGCCAATGTCGCTCGGCATTCGAG GGCACCAAGTGCGAGTTGGACGTCAATGAGTGCGCACTGTACGAGGGCACCGATCTGGGCTGCCAGAATGGCGGTCAGTGCCAGAATCAGTTTGGCACGTACAGTTGCCTTTGTCAGCCGGGTTGGCATGGGATGCACTGCACCCAGCGCAAGGCGGATTGCTCGCAGTCCAGTGCCTGGGAGCTGTGTGGCCATGGTTCGTGTGTGCCCAGTGCAGACGATGCCGGCTATCGTTGCATTTGTGAGCAAGGCTGGAAGACCAATGGCCTGACGCCCATTTGTGGCGAGGATGTGGACGAGTGCAGCGATTCGGCTGGCCACAAGCCCTGCTCCACGAACTGCATCAATCTGCCGGGCAGCTTCACCTGTGCTCCCTGTCCCGCCGGCTTGACGGGAAATGGTGTCAGTTGCCGTGACTTGGACGAATGCCAGACGAACAACGGTGGCTGCAGTCTCAGTCCCAAGGTGGATTGCATAAATACCTATGGATCGTATCACTGCGGCGAGTGTCCCATCGGTTGGACCGGTGATGGGCGCAAGTGCCAGCGAAGCCCCCAGGATTACGACATCCAAACTGGACAGACGCCAAGGTCATGTCCGGCGGGCAACAATCCCTGCTATGCGATGGCCAGCTGCTTTTTGATCTCCGGCACCACATCCTGCAGATGTCCAATGGGCATGGTGGGATCGGGATACGGTCCGAATGGCTGTGTCAATGGCACGACCACGAATTGCATGGGAAATCCCTGCCTG AATGATGGCATTTGCCTGGATGCCGGACCCTCGAACTTCACCTGCCTGTGTCCCAGTGGCTTCCGTCCGCCCATCTGTGAGCCACTGCCCAGTCCGTGCGATCAACAGCCCTGCAAGAACGGTGGTCGCTGTCGTCCCACCACCAGTGGCGATCTCTTCGTCTGCCAGTGTCTGCCCGGCTACCGTGGGCGACTTTGCGACACCCGCTTCAGCAGTTGCAACGGCATGCTGAGTGCCCCAAGTGGCAGGCTTAAGTATCCGCCGAGTGGCACTGGTTACGAGCACAATGCCCAGTGCGCTTGGGTGATACGCACCAACGAATCGCTGGTGGTGAATGTCACGTTCCAGAGCTTTGATGTGGAGGACTCCACGGAATGCCGCTACGATTGGCTGCAGATCAACGATGGCCGTTCGGCGGCTGCCCAGATAATTGGACGCTATTGTGGTAACCATTTACCACATGGCGGCAATATCGTATCCTCCGGCAATCAACTCTATTTGTGGTTCCGATCCGACAACTCAACGGCCAAAGAGGGATTCGATCTCACCTGGAACTCCATACGGCCGCAGTGCGGTGGTCGTATTAATTTCGACACACATGGCACACTCGCCTCGCCAGGATCACCCGGAAATTATCCCAAGAATCGGGACTGCCGGTGGCAACTGGTGGCGCCCACCAGCAACCGCATCAAACTGACCTTCTTCAGTTTGCAGCTGGAACAGCACGAGAATTGCAATTTCGATTATGTCCTG ATCAAGGACACGATTTCCGGACGTGAGCTGGCCAAATACTGCACCACCGGAACGCCAGCACCGCTGCTCTTGCCCACCCACCTGGCGGAGATGCACTTCCACTCGGATGCCGAGGGCAGCGATACTGGCTTCCAGCTGCACTATTCCGTAGAGGAGCGTGTGCCCGGCTGCGGCGGTGTCTACTCCGCCAAGCAGGGTAGCATTTCTGAATCATCCACAGCCAATTCGGAACCAGGTGGTGTCTCCTGCGAGTACGAAATCCTTTTGGCCGTGGGCGAGCAGATTGCCATACAGTTTGTGAGCCTGGAGCTGGATTCGCTGGACTGCCTGGAGGTGCTGGACATCACGGACGAGGGCAAGAGCATTCTGCAGGAGAAGATATGTGGTTCGGATGAAGCGCGTTTGAATCCACCTGCCTTCACATCGCAATTCAATCGGCTGAAGATTAAGTTCTATGCCCGTGCCGGCAGCTTCCAGTTGAACTATCGCATGGCCTGCGATTATAAACTGGACAGTGAACAGGGCATCATTACCTCACCTGGTTATCCCAATCTAATCAGTTCGGATCGTGTGTGCACCTATACCATTAATACGGCCACCAACACGGTGATCAGTCTGAAGAGGATCGACTTTCAGTTGACCAGTGGCGAGACGGACGAAGATGACAACGATGGCTGCCTGACCACCAACTTGAGA ATCAATGATGGACTAAACCGCCAGATTCTGGGACCCTATTGCGGCAAGAATCAGCCGCCGGAGGAGCTCGTCAGCCAGACCAACTACCTGCAGTTCCACCTGGCCACGGATGCGGACAGCATGGGACGTGGCTTCAAGTTCGAGTATCGATCGCTGCCCAGCGGCAGCGATGGGTGCGGTGGAGTGCACACCCGTTCCGGCGATCACATCCGACTGCCGGTGGATGGGGACAGCTATGCCAGTGAAGCCACCTGTTACTGGGTGATAATGGCGCCGGCGAACAAGGCCATCCGGCTGCACTGGAACAGCTTCCGTTTGGAGAGCTCGATGGACTGCAGCTACGACTATTTGGAGATCTATGATAGCCTGGGTGCCCAGTTGGGCGACGAGAAGAGCAAACCGATGGCCAAATACTGCGGCTATAGAGTGCCGGAGGATTTGCTCAGCCACTCGCGTCAGCTGGTCATCAAGTTTGTGTCGGACTACAGCGAATCGGATGGTGGCTTTGACTTGAGCTACACGTTCGAGGAACGCGCCCAGTGCGGAGGTCACATCCATGCGTCCAGCGGTGAGCTAACCTCACCGGACTATCCGGCCAACTACTCAGCCGGCTTGGATTGTGATTGGCACTTGACCGGCTCGATTGGTCACCAGCTGGAGATTCAGCTGGAGAACTTTGACCTGGAGCTATCGCCGAACTGCTCAGCCGATTATCTGGAGGTAAGGAATGGAGGCGGCAAAGATTCCCCGCTAATCGGTACCTTCTGTGGCCGGGATATACCCACACGGATACCAGCATTTAGTCACGAGATGAGACTGATCCTGCACACGGATACGGCGATCAATGGTCGTGGATTCCGGCTACGCTGGCGTGCCTTTGCCTTCGGATGCGGCGGACGGTTGCGTGCGAATACGGGAGCCATTTCATCGCCCCGATACCCGAATCCGTATCCCAATCTGGCGCACTGCGAGTGGCGGATTTACGTGCATCCCGGATCGGGTATTTCGATAATTGTCGAGGACATGGAAGTGGAGGCTTTAAGCAATTGCTACTACGACAGCGTAAAGATCTACTCGGGCATTAGGCTGCCCAATCAGAGTGCCGACAAAGTGCTCTGCAGGTACGATGATCTGCCCAATCCGATCATCCAGCTGGATAACAATGAAGGCACCATTGTCTTCGACACTGATGTGTCCAACACATATCGCGGTTTTCGATTATCCTACAAGGCGAATTGTATACGCAACCTGACGGCCACCACGGGCACCATTGAGAGTCTGAACTATATGGAACCATTTTGGGAGACAATACCGATCAACTGCAGCTGGACCATACGTGCGCCCAAGGGCAATCGCGTACTCGTCGAAATCTCCCATTTGGAGCGGCATGAGCAGCATATGCCCACCGCCACCATACCCGGCGGTTTGTACATTGTCGATGGACGGAATGTCCAGGAGATAGTCAGCCCGCAAGCGGTGAACATTAGTGGCGAGTTGGTGACCGTCGTCCACAATGCCAGCAATGTGAACTTTCAGCTGGACTATCGCATCGATGGCTGCATGGAGGAGCTGCGCGGCTCGGAGGGCTCCTTCCAATCGCCCAACTATCCGAAAATGTATCCCAATCATTTGGAGTGCTACTGGCTGATCACCGTTGAGCAGAATAGCGCCGTTGAACTGACGATCGATGGCCTGGATCTCGAGGAGAGTCCCAATTGCACCAAGGATGCGCTGACG GTGTCCAACCATAGAAATTCGGTGGTAGCACACGAACGACATTGCGGCTCCACGCCCAAACTGGTGATCACCAGCTCTGGTCACAGGATGCACGTGCGTTTCATCTCCGATGATTCGCACAACGGAGGTGGCTTCATGGCCACCTACAGAACTGTGAAAGCAA CTTGTGGTGGCAAACTGACGGCGCGAAACGGAGTTATCGAATCGCCCAATTATCCGCTCAATTATCCGGCGCACAGTCAGTGCGAGTGGCAGGTGGAGGTGTCACCGCATCACCAGATCGTTTTCGAGATGTCCGACCTGGATCTGGAGTCGGGCTACGGCTGCAACTGGGACTATCTGGAGGCGTACGATCTGGCCGAAGACGACACGGAGGGTCAGAGGTTGTTCAAGGTCTGCGGCGACGAGGAGGACAGTGGCACACTGCTGTCTTCCACATCCAATATGGCTGTGGTGCGATTCGTCAGCGATGATTCACTCTCGCGCAAGGGCTTCCGGCTGCACTTCCACGAGTCCTGTGGCCAAATG ATAAACGTCGATGAATCCATGTTTGATTACATCCAAATGTCGCGGCAGGCGGCGCGCAACGAGACCTGTTTGTGGGTATTCCAAGCCCAAGAGGCCAACAAGCGCATCATCTTCACGCCCACGCATGTGAAGCTGCGCGATGATGCCGACCAGCAGTATCCCACCGAAGGCGATTGCCTCGATGTGGGCGTCAAGATCTACGAGGGTACGGAGCCGGTGGGTACACCACGTCTCAAGTTCTGTCGCTCGCATCCGCCGGCCATGATCTCCAATGGCCAGGCACTGACCGTCAGTGTGCCGCTCCAGCTGGTGGAGGAGTTCGAGGGACACTACATGATGATGGACACGTCGTGTGGCAGCGTTTACACCGCACTCTCGGGCAAATTCAGTTCACCCTACTATCCCGCCTCGTATCCGCCAAACATTGAGTGCCTGTGGCTGCTGGAAGCCAGCATGGGTAATTCCATAAGTCTCACGCTGGAGTCGATGGACTTGGAGAAGTCGGATGGCTGCAATCGGGATTATCTGGAGGTGCGCGAGGAGTCGGAGAGGGGTCCACTTATTGGCGTTTATTGTGGCAATGAGGTGCCCGGTGTCATACACTCGCGCGGTACCATCTGGATGAAGTTCAAGAGCGATGACGACAATGTGGGCGAGGGATTCATGGCCTCCTATAACTATG AGCACCACAACGAGATCAATGGCACGGAAGGCACCATTCAGTCGCCGCACTTTCCAAGCAAATACCAGGGTGCGGAGCCGTACAGCTGGCGGATTACCGTGGACAAGGAGTACGTGGTGGAGGTATCCCTGCAATATCTTAGCGATCTGGATCAACCGCATTTGCGTTTCTACGATGGCTATTCGGATATTGGAGCTCGCATCCAAGTGACCAGCGCCAACGAACCCATCATCTCCAGCACGAATGTGCTCTACTTTATGGCCAACCGTGGTCCCTTCCAGCTCAACTGGAATCGCTTATCCAAGGAGGCACTGCGCTCGAATCGCACGGCAGAGGAGCGGACACGTCAGTGTGGCAACCAGTTGATTACCATCGATCGGTCGGTCATCGGTTTCCATTCGCCAGGCTATCCCAATGGCTACGAGAAGAATCTCCATTGCTCCTGGACGTTGGTGCCCTCGAATCTGGCCATGCATGCCGTTCTCACACTGAGCCAAATCGATCTGGAAATGTTTAGCGACGAATGCATTGCTGACTATGTTAGAATCCAGAGTAGTAACGATCTGCAAAACTGGTCCAAGCTGAGAACGCTCTGCACCCTGCCCACGGAGCCGAGTGAGCGCATCTTTCACGGAACGCCGTATCTCAATGTGGAATTCGTGACGGATGCCAGTGTGAATAAAACGGGATTCAATGGCATTGTGCGCACGGCCTGCGGTTCGGAGATCACTGCCTCCAATGGTCTGGTTAACATTACGGAGATACTGAAGTTCAGTCCGCGACCAAATCAGGATTGTGTGTGGACGCTTAAAGTGCGCCAGGGGCGAAGGATCAAGATCGATTTCCCCGACTTTCAATTGGTGAACAATGCCGCTGGTGGAACGAGTGATTGCCGGAATTATCTATTACTACGCAATGGAAACGATGAAGATTCACCCTTCCTGGGCCGCGGCAAGTACTGTGAGGATGTCGCACACGAGGTCCTGAACACCACCTCCAATAAGGCCTACATAAAGTTCCACTTTGCGAGTCCACCCCGCTTCCTGGTCTCCTTCCGTTTCGAGGAGCTGCGCTACACCACCTCCGGTCGCATTCGTTTGTCCGCCTCCGGCGAGATGCAGTTAATCAGCTCACCCTATTACCCGAATCTTCCCCATCCGCATTCCGAGTGCATTTGGATCGTGGAGGCACCACCAGAACACCGCATCATGCTGCATTTTCAGGGTGCATTCGATCTGTTGGACGCCACCGAAGCGACCAAGGAATGCGAACGGGAATATGTTTTGGTCAATGATGGCAGTACGGAGCTGAAAACGGAAATCGGTCGCTATTGCGGCAAACGTAAGCCGGATACGATCTACTCCAGCGGTAATCAGCTGAGGATACGCTACTTCACGGACGTCTCGGAGCCGCACATGGGCTTCAATGCCAGTGTGAGTGTGGCCCGATGCGGTGGCTCGTTCCAGAGTCCGGAGGGTGTTATATCGTCGCCGTCAAGGGAACTCCTCATGATACACGAGGATGGCAATCGGCTGCAGGAGTGTGTGTACACCATCGAACTGGAGGTGGGCAGCACCATCGATCTGATGGGTGAACATATGCAGATACCCGCACTGGTGAACGGTAGCTGCTCGCAGCGGAATCACTTGTTGCTCGAGGAGATGGATGCCTTTGGGTTGAACGGTGAGGAGAAGATCGTGGACACAATGATGCTCTGCGGTGATGAAACGAAGCATCTGATGAGTGAGACGAACAAGATCGTATTCCGTTACCGATTCCTCGATGGCATACCGTCGGAGAGTCAGGGCTTCCGTTTCAAATACACGTCGCTGGGCTCGCGATGCGGCGAGACCATCTACGCGTCGGTGGGCGTACTCCAAACACCCGGCTATCCCATGGGCGTGCCCCATCCCATGCACTGTGTGTGGCACGTGCAAGTGCCCAAGGGTAGGCGGGTGCGTCTGGAGATACTCGACTTTAACATGGGCACGGTGGAGAACAACAGAACCAGAATTGGCTTCCGTGGTCGTTTGTCCGTGGCTAACGATTTCCTGATGCAGTCCATCGTGGGACGCTACAGCAGAAATCCCCCGGCGGAGGTGCTCTCCTCTGACAACACCATGGGCATCGATGCCTTCCTACTGCCCATCGTTCAGATTCATGGTATCAAGCTGCGGTTCAGTGCCTATGGCTCCAGTAGCTGCCAGCGAGTCTCGTTGGGACTCAATGTGGAAAAAGAGGTTCAGTTCCAGCGCTTCAATAACAGCAATCCGGTTTACTGCAGCTACACAATCGAACCGATGATCAATAGCACCGTGCTGATTCAG gtGAAGGAGTACAACACCAGTTCTGTGATGATGGGGAATACACATCTCTGCGCCATGCTATCTCCGCTCAAGTTTAACCGCttggagcaggaggagcgaCTGATGCAGCGCATTCTCTGCGAGTACCAGGCACCCGTTCCCGGCAAGCCCCTGCCCGCCATCCGGGTGCCATTCAACATTCAAATGGTCATCTCGGCATCCGCCCGCAACGGACTGAGCAACCTGGTGCTGGGCTACAGCATGCAGGCCTGCGGCGGAGTCGTTGACTTGGAACCGGGCGATAATATAACGCTGCATCAGCCGTCGGGTATGGAGTCGCTTGTGGGCGCCATTGACTGTGCCTGGGCCATTGGACCCTATACGGATGCCAGTGGCGAGGACGAAGTGCTGCCCCAGGACATTCAGCTGGAGGTGTCGGTATATGGTGTCAATCTGCCAGCACCGATCCTGGCCATACAATCTCCGCAATCCCCCTGCCTGCATCACTATCTTAAG GTGTACAATGGACCCGATCAGAACTCACCTTTGCTGGGACAGTATTGCAATCAGGCCACTGCTGTGCCCATGGTGGTGGAGCGAGGCCTCTTCCTGGAGTACCACACCGATAGCTACTCGCCCAATGCCACCTTCAATGTGTCCGTCAAGTATGGTTCTGGATGCGGTGGCAAGTTGGTGTATCCCTATCGGGCCATCGACTTTGCGGAGCAGTACAAGAACAATGTGGAGTGCAtctgggaggtggaggcgACGACGGGCTACCACATTGGTCTAACGTTCCATGGGCGCTTTTACATCGAGGACAGTCCTGGTTGCACCAAGGATTACCTGCTCGTTCAGCAGCGCAACGAGAACACTGGCAATTGGACGGATCTGCAGAGGATTTGCGGACGTGATCCGCCGGAGATGATAAACACCACTACGCAGTACCTTCGGCTAATCTTCCGCTCCGATGGCGATACGGTGGCCGATGGTTTCTTGGTCAAGTTCGAGAGGAATTGCGGTGGCCTGCTGTACGCCGACAGCGATGAACGGGTGCTCTCCAGTCCGGGCTATCCGGATGGCTATGAGAAGCATTTGCAATGCAACTGGACAATAGTGCCCAGGAGTGCCTCGATGGACGGTGTCCTTGTCAGCTTTGTGAACTTCGATCTGGAACAGGCGCCCATATCCATTTGCCTCTTCGACAATCTGACGGTGACCACCAAGGATAAGGACAAGGAACCGCAACGCAGCGTTCTCTGCGGCGTGAAGCATAATCACGAGTACCGTGGCAAGGAGTTCATAAATCTACTATTCCGTACGGATGGCAGTTACTCCGGCAAGGGATTCACATTCCGCTATACCAGCCGTCTGTGCGGTGGAATTATCACGCAAACTTCAATAGTCGAATCACCCGTACAGCATACGGATAACAAACTGCCGCCGCTCAGTAATTGCTATTGGAATCTAACTGCACCGGCGGGTCACAAATTCAGCATTAAGTTCGTTTCCATCGATTTTGAGGCGAACATGAATTGTGCCTACGATGGCGTCGAGGTCTTCTCCGGCTCCACGCCGGATTCACGCTACAGATGGGGACGCTTCTGTGGTCGCTTTACCGAGGATCTGCCACTGATCAGTATTCCTCAAGAGCGCGGCATCATACACAGCTTCTCCGATGAGCGAGATCCCTCGAATGGATTCCGTGCCCTGGTGCGCATGATGCCCAATTGCGATGAGACGATCTCGCTGAACGGATCGACGCGTTATGTCTATAGCAAGTTTAACAATGCTGGCGGTTATCAAAACGACTTGGACTGCCACATCATATTCCAAGTGAATCCCGATCAGCAGATCAGCGTGGAGTTCAGCAACTTCCATGTGCAGGATACGAACGGATGCGGCAGTGATTATGTGGAGTTGCGCGATGGTGGCGGTACCTTTGCCGATATCATTGGGCGTTTCTGTGGCCAAAACCAACCGCCCACGCTGAGAAGCACCAGGCATACGCTCTACATGCGCTTCGTCACCGATGAGAAGGTGACGGATACGGGTTTCCAGGTGACCATCAATGCTGTGCCCCGGCTATGCGGCAGTTCACAGATTACGTTGAGCGCGGACGGCATCAAGGAGGTCACCATTAATTCTCCGACACGGACGCCGGGTGGCAATTACGCCAATGGTGTGTCCTGCTTCTGGAAAATCAAGGGTGATTCCCAGCTGCGGGTGCAGTTCATCAATTTCGATCTCCACGCACCGAATAAGAACGGCAGCTGTGTTGAGGACTTTTTGAAAATCTACAACAGTGAG GATGCACCGCTGTTGGAGCAGGGATTGGGCTCGGACCTGGTTTTCAATGGCCAGACTTCCAGGCAGAACGGTCACGGCTTTGCCATGGAGCACGTGTACTGCGGCAATGTCAAGCCGGACATCTATTATGGCCAGTCCAACGAGCTGTATCTGAAGTTCCGGTCCAAGGGATTGGAGCAGCATGGCGGATTCCAATTGCAGGTCGCACTCAACTCCAACGGAGAGCGCCACTACGATGGCCTGCAGGGTCGAGTGCATCTATCACAGTCATCCGATTGCAGCATCATTATCCGTGCGCCACCCAATCACACCTTGAGTTTGTACTACACCGAGCTGATATTTGGCACCTTTGATTGCGAAGTGGAGAATTTGGAGGTGTTCGACAGGACGAATCGCACATTGCAGCGCGTCTGCTCCTTTGTGGACACTGGCAAGAGCCTGTTCAGCAATGCGGATGAACTGCGGCTGCAGATGAAGACCGGCTCGTTTCTGACCTCGCTGGATCTCACCTATTTGGCCAGCCCGGTGGAGAAGGGTCCTGGTTGCGGTGGTCAGTTCTACAACACCGAGGGCATCTTCTCCAATCCCTTCTATCCGACCAATGTGCGCAATAACTCCGACTGCCAGTGGCTCATCCGGGTGCCCAGTAACAATGTTGTATTCCTCACATTCGAAG TCTTCAATCTGGGCTCGAAGACCACCTGTCACACGGATTACCTGCAGATCCTGGAGAAGTCCGCAGCCGGAAGACAGCGCGAAATGAGACGCTTCTGTGGCGAGGACAACCCAGGGTACTACAAGAGCCGCCGCAGCGAAGTGCTCGTCCGCTTCCACAAGACGGTCAACTACGATGGTGTCGGTTGGGTGatccgctttgccggggtctATTCCGACTTTCGAGTACCCTGGTACTTGTTGAGCGGCGTTTAG